In the Papio anubis isolate 15944 chromosome 3, Panubis1.0, whole genome shotgun sequence genome, GGGAATTCACCCCAAGAATATCCAAAGTGTGAACGTGAAGGCCCCAGGACCCCACTGCGCCCAAACCGAAGTCATGTAAGTCCCGCCACGCTCTGCCGCTGCCACCGCCGGGGTCCCCGACTCTCCCGCTGCCCCAAACTCTGTGCCCAGTCCGACCTCCTGCCTCATGgaattctcttctctctgcagAGCCACACTCAAGAATGGGCAGAAAGCTTGTCTTAACCCCGCAACCCCCATGGTTAAGAAAATCATCGAAAAGATACTGAACTGGTGAGTTATGGTTTCTATGTACACAGGTGACTGGAGCCGTTTGTCAGAAATACTGGCATCTGCcccctaaaaataaaatcaggaaaaccCAGGGGTTAGTTGAAGGACTAGAAATTGTGATTATTGTTTTCACAATTAAAGTTTCCTTTACGATAATTACTGCTCTGGTGCCAGAGGATATTCCCAATGCCTGGCGTCCCCACCCAGGTTCTTCTTTCGTTCCAACGAACGTAGGTAAAACTGCCTTCATTTGAGGCCCAGTAGGACAAAGAGCAATAGGTTCTGGCTGTTTTTAATCCAATAGTACAGTGGAGACcaccaccccactccacccccattCCTAAAAGAGCATCCCAAGCCTAGAGGTCCTTGCCACACAGTACAGCTGTCACAGGCAGTAGCCACTTGGTTGCCAGGCTGGGGAAGCTGCATTCAGAAAACTCTAGAGGCTGGAAGAGCAGGACAGGAGCAGAGTGTTGTGCAGTCAGCTTTCCCAAGCACCTACTCAGGGCACCCATTTCTCATTACAGTGACAAATCCAACTgaccagaaggaaggaagaagctcATTGGTGGCTGTTCCTGAAGGAGGCGCTGCCCTTATATgaacagaagaggaaagagagacacAGCTGCAGAGGCCACCTGGATTGAGCCTAATGTGTTTGAACATCACTTAGGAGaagtcttctatttatttatttattagtttgtttTGA is a window encoding:
- the CXCL1 gene encoding growth-regulated alpha protein, with the translated sequence MARAALSAAPSNPPFLQVALLLLLLVATGRRAAGASVVTELRCQCLQTLQGIHPKNIQSVNVKAPGPHCAQTEVIATLKNGQKACLNPATPMVKKIIEKILNCDKSN